The following coding sequences lie in one Montipora foliosa isolate CH-2021 chromosome 11, ASM3666993v2, whole genome shotgun sequence genomic window:
- the LOC137976621 gene encoding NLR family CARD domain-containing protein 3-like: MLILNLGLNQIGDQVAAHLSDALKDVNCKLTQLDLRFNEIGDQGAAHLSDALKDVNCKLTQLNLGLNQIGDQGAAHLSDALKDVNCKLTQLDLRFNQIGDQGAAHLSDALKDVNCKLTQLNLYRNQIGDEGAAHLSDALKDVNSKLTQLNLYRNQIGDQGAAHLSDALKDVNIGDQVAAHLSDALKDVNCKLTQLDLRFNQIGDQGAAHLSDALKDVNCKLTQLNLGLNQIGDQGAAHLSDALKDVNCKLTQLDLRFNQIGDQGAAHLSDALKDVNCKLTQLNLYRNQIGDEGAAHLSDALKDVNSKLTQLNLYRNQIGDQGAAHRSDALKDIGDQGAAYLIDALNDVNCKQGAAHLSDALKDVNCKLTELYLVHNKIGYQGAAHLSDALKDVNCKLTHLSLGGNKIGDEGAAHLSDALKDVNCRVTGIY; the protein is encoded by the exons atgttaatt ctgaaccttgGTCTTAACCAGATAGGAGATCAAgtagcagcacacctgagtgatgcacttaaagatgttaattgtaaactcactcagctggaccttcGTTTTaacgagataggagatcaaggagcagcacacctgagtgatgcactcaaggatgttaattgtaaactcactcagctgaaccttgGTCTTAAccagataggagatcaaggagcagcacacctgagtgatgcacttaaagatgttaattgtaaactcactcagctggaccttcGTTTTAAccagataggagatcaaggagcagcacacctgagtgatgcactcaaggatgttaattgtaaactcactcagctgaacctttATAGGAACCAGATAGGAGAtgaaggagcagcacacctgagtgatgcactcaaagatgttaattctaaactcactcagctgaacctttATAGGAAccagataggagatcaaggagcagcacacctgagtgatgcactcaaagatgttaat ATAGGAGATCAAgtagcagcacacctgagtgatgcacttaaagatgttaattgtaaactcactcagctggaccttcGTTTTAAccagataggagatcaaggagcagcacacctgagtgatgcactcaaggatgttaattgtaaactcactcagctgaaccttgGTCTTAAccagataggagatcaaggagcagcacacctgagtgatgcacttaaagatgttaattgtaaactcactcagctggaccttcGTTTTAAccagataggagatcaaggagcagcacacctgagtgatgcactcaaggatgttaattgtaaactcactcagctgaacctttATAGGAACCAGATAGGAGAtgaaggagcagcacacctgagtgatgcactcaaagatgttaattctaaactcactcagctgaacctttATAGGAAccagataggagatcaaggagcagcacaccggagtgatgcactcaaagat ataggagatcaaggagcagcataCCTGATTGATGCACTCAatgatgttaattgtaaacaaggagcagcacacctgagtgatgcactcaaagatgttaattgtaagcTCACTGAGCTGTACCTAGTTCATAACAAGATAGGatatcaaggagcagcacacctgagtgatgcactcaaagatgtcaattgtaaactcactcaccTGAGCTTAGGGGGTAACAAGATAGGAGAtgaaggagcagcacaccttagcgatgcactcaaagatgttaattgtagaGTCACAGGGATCTACTAA
- the LOC137976448 gene encoding NLR family CARD domain-containing protein 3-like, with product MQKTTWEGSKVQATRTWSRQMHRKQRKAKREGESQLQEFIQRLKDIVISNTGHVTDLQQPFRSNPGEGPPAKDFTVDEIFVNVVIREGRVRYNFPADRWEQLKVYPMASAEQTNPSRPQDIFDSCHKNILAVGRPGIGKTLLCTRLLRFWASDDTKIQSQCEVAFLLKFRHLNSEPDLNLRELLTCAETLECLEDELWQYIKDNPSKVLLIFDGLDEFSSTPGIAKDDSRFNNTEEVRMPMGCLYKKIASGKLLQGCTLLTTVRPTAVEDVKELQFDRTVEITGFTFEQVEEFVEKFTKDDDSGKLKEIIWQHISTNINLFSLCYIPVNCFIICHCLLQLINISSDAEHKLPVKITEIYSISVKIFFYKHSRGKYSCSKTDLDCYMYKRFDELQPENDEVFKKLGKIAFNGIERRKLSFESHEVSGLEDCGLLHRLPDMKTRKLTQPSRAQYCFTHLTVQEFFAAKHLTDTLPKDKLQRFVADHVRVGTWKVIMQFVAGLLEPDARQRTTKSEIFTHLLPEKVKRTDQSDLIWWPRSKEDKVLALDVCKCLYEFDGEQEKVKIQSKVAEIGFNAVDFSSMRVFPIDCAAVMDFVRDANVISLRIDGNDVGALGCKEIQYSLKDVNCKLTQLDLDFNQIGDQGAAHLSDALKDVNCKLTQLDLGNNEIGDQGAAHLTDALKDVNCKLTQLNLGANKIGSQGAAHLSDALKDGNCKLTQLDLGDNNIGDQGAAYLSDALKDVNCKLTQLDLRLNQIGEQGAAHLSDALKDVNCKLTQLNLYRNQIGDQGAAHLSDALKDVNCKLTQLNLGFNQIGDQGAAHLSDVLKNVNCKLTQLDLRFNQIGDQGAAHLSDALKDVNCKLTQLNLYRNQIGDQGAAHLSDALKDVNVNSLS from the exons ATGCAAAAGACAACATGGGAGGGATCGAAG GTACAAGCAACAAGAACGTGGAGCAGGCAAATGCACAGAAAACAGAGGAAGGCCAAACGTGAAG GTGAATCGCAACTGCAAGAATTCATACAGAGGTTAAAAGATATTGTCATATCAAATACCGGGCACGTTACAGATCTTCAACAACCTTTCCGATCAAATCCAGGTGAAGGGCCACCAGCTAAAGACTTCACGGTGGACGAAATCTTTGTCAATGTTGTTATTCGTGAAGGCAGAGTAAGGTATAACTTTCCTGCTGACAGATGGGAACAACTTAAAGTGTACCCCATGGCCAGTGCAGAGCAGACTAATCCTTCACGACCTCAAGATATCTTTGATTCTTGTCACAAGAACATTCTCGCTGTTGGTCGTCCTGGAATTGGGAAAACTTTGTTATGTACTAGGCTTCTTCGATTTTGGGCTTCTGATGATACCAAAATACAATCGCAATGTGAAGTAGCCTTTCTTCTGAAATTCAGACACTTGAACTCGGAACCAGATCTTAATCTCCGTGAACTGTTGACTTGCGCAGAAACACTAGAATGTTTAGAAGATGAATTGTGGCAATACATTAAAGACAACCCAAGCAAAGTGCTTTTGATTTTCGATGGGCTTGACGAATTTTCTTCAACGCCGGGCATTGCCAAAGATGACTCTCGCTTCAACAACACTGAAGAGGTGAGAATGCCTATGGGTTGTCTGTACAAGAAAATTGCTTCTGGGAAACTTCTTCAGGGTTGTACACTGTTAACAACAGTAAGGCCAACTGCTGTTGAAGATGTCAAAGAACTACAGTTTGATAGAACCGTTGAAATCACCGGATTTACATTTGAGCAAGTTGAAGAGTTTGTGGAGAAGTTTACAAAAGATGATGACAGTGGTAAGCTAAAAGAAATAATATGGCAACACATTAGCACCAACATCAACCTGTTTTCATTATGCTATATCCCTGTGAATTGTTTCATCATTTGTCACTGCTTACTACAACTGATTAACATAAGCTCTGACGCTGAGCACAAACTGCCTGTAAAGATTACTGAAATCTACAGCATTAGTGTGAAGATTTTCTTTTACAAGCACAGCCGTGGTAAATACAGTTGCTCTAAAACTGACCTTGATTGCTACATGTACAAGAGATTTGATGAGCTTCAACCTGAAAATGATGAGGTGTTTAAGAAACTGGGAAAAATAGCATTTAATGGCattgaaagaagaaaactttCCTTTGAATCACATGAAGTGAGTGGACTGGAGGATTGTGGGCTGCTTCACCGATTACCTGACATGAAAACTCGAAAACTCACTCAACCATCCAGAGCTCAATACTGTTTTACCCACTTAACCGTTCAAGAATTCTTTGCAGCCAAGCATCTCACGGATACCTTGCCTAAAGACAAGCTGCAAAGATTTGTCGCCGATCATGTTCGTGTTGGGACCTGGAAAGTTATAATGCAGTTTGTGGCTGGATTGTTGGAACCTGATGCTAGGCAACGAACGACAAAGAGTGAGATATTTACCCACCTCCTTCCAGAGAAGGTTAAGAGGACTGACCAGTCAGATCTGATCTGGTGGCCACGTTCTAAGGAAGACAAAGTTCTGGCTTTGGACGTTTGTAAGTGTTTGTATGAGTTTGATGGCGAGCAGGAGAAAgtgaaaattcaaagcaaagtaGCAGAAATTGGTTTTAATGCTGTAGATTTTAGTTCAATGAGAGTTTTTCCAATAGACTGTGCAGCGGTGATGGATTTTGTGAGGGATGCTAATGTGATATCCCTGAGAATAGATGGAAACGATGTCGGGGCATTGGGCTGCAAAGAGATTCAATattcactcaaagatgttaattgtaaactcactcagctggacctcgaTTTTAAccagataggagatcaaggagcagcacacctgagtgatgcactcaaagatgttaattgtaaactcactcagctggacctagGGAATaacgagataggagatcaaggagcagcacatctgactgatgcactcaaagatgttaattgtaaactcactcaactGAACCTCGGGGCTAACAAAATAGGAagtcaaggagcagcacacctgagtgatgcactgaAAGATggtaattgtaaactcactcagctcgACCTCGGGGATAACAacataggagatcaaggagcagcataCCTGAGTGacgcactcaaagatgttaattgtaaactcactcagctggaccttcGTCTTAACCAGATAGGAGaacaaggagcagcacacctgagtgatgcactcaaagatgttaattgtaaactcactcagctgaacctttATAGGAAccagataggagatcaaggagcagcacacctgagtgatgcactcaaagatgttaattgtaaactcactcagctgaaccttgGTTTTAAccagataggagatcaaggagcagcacacctgagtgatgtacttaaaaatgttaattgtaaactcactcagctggaccttcGTTTTAAccagataggagatcaaggagcagcacacctgagtgatgcactcaaagatgttaattgtaaactcactcagctgaacctttATAGGAAccagataggagatcaaggagcagcacacctgagtgatgcactcaaagatgttaatgtaaactcactcagctga